In Crassostrea angulata isolate pt1a10 chromosome 6, ASM2561291v2, whole genome shotgun sequence, a genomic segment contains:
- the LOC128187402 gene encoding uncharacterized protein LOC128187402 codes for MPRGEPARKRPAASASAERQPAQSSKRRHTGRSTANPVPAVEDNINAVSNSAPATNDATDAVCTPSLDSASVNGPGSSIQGSTAEVVKVWIVGSSIIWQAFSHARLNGGSNLDFSPMEANIWWQGKGGMRWRHLLPKSATALMAVDTPCPYGAIFS; via the exons ATGCCAAGGGGGGAACCTGCTCGAAAGAGACCTGCTGCGTCTGCCAGCGCCGAGCGGCAACCAGCCCAAAGTAGTAAGAGGAGACATACCGGTAGATCGACCGCAAATCCTGTTCCAGCAGTAGAGGACAACATTAATGCCGTGTCAAACAGTGCACCAGCTACCAATGATGCTACTGATGCTGTCTGCACTCCAAGTTTGGATTCTGCCTCTGTCAATGGTCCTGGATCCTCTATCCAAGGCAGTACAGCAG AAGTTGTTAAAGTATGGATTGTTGGATCCTCAATTATTTGGCAAGCATTTAGTCATGCTAGGTTGAATGGGGGGTCCAATCTTGATTTTTCTCCAATGGAAGCCAACATATGGTGGCAGGGAAAAGGCGGCATGAGATGGCGACATCTCCTCCCAAAATCAG CTACCGCCCTTATGGCGGTGGACACTCCGTGTCCATATGGCGCAATCTTTAGCTGA